One Carassius carassius chromosome 20, fCarCar2.1, whole genome shotgun sequence DNA segment encodes these proteins:
- the fuz gene encoding protein fuzzy homolog, producing MLQAETLQLLCLTSTSGVPLFSRGSAKQLPFSIIGSLNGVHMFGAGHGAQLMSCETDRGSRVVWGVFQESLMLIAVSGGGGPAISELQLRRLLENVWNCMVLVLGQDELANMRNVERLKRELRSCYRLIDILLERVSDEQGFMGDLTQCADCLLLSHSGLLQEALDSFTQAAESEFGCLLVHGRVAQATEKWWSRLSSQEVVVLSVLVHSLSGASSCDYPVFLPQGSPTVAIRLLSFQLLPGVHVCVLCGPKPSLYKAENELIGRFWSTFVENLRNCLEQAKHSTLPLSVSLRWDIQALLLINRESRRAVTVCPRVRSGAPSEATPLLSSGRRLELLRLFYTFAMTRYFNCQEASVSSASTTSEDFSQGFTHVPVQCYLVTDECKCYGLQSSQHQLFLLMDLSVPTFALRTVATQTLSAITAATGF from the coding sequence ATGCTGCAAGCAGAGACCCTCCAACTTCTGTGCCTCACATCCACCAGTGGGGTCCCTCTGTTCTCACGAGGCTCCGCAAAGCAGCTTCCCTTTTCCATCATCGGCTCCCTAAATGGTGTCCATATGTTTGGCGCCGGCCACGGGGCTCAGTTAATGAGCTGTGAGACAGATCGAGGGAGCCGTGTGGTTTGGGGTGTCTTCCAGGAGAGCCTGATGCTGATTGCGGTGAGCGGCGGCGGGGGCCCTGCCATCAGTGAGCTGCAGCTGCGTCGCCTGTTGGAGAACGTGTGGAACTGCATGGTCCTGGTCCTGGGACAGGACGAGCTGGCAAACATGCGCAATGTGGAGCGGCTAAAACGGGAGTTGCGCTCTTGCTACCGCCTGATTGACATACTCCTGGAGCGCGTCAGTGACGAACAGGGATTTATGGGAGATCTGACGCAGTGCGCTGACTGTTTGCTTCTCTCCCACTCAGGCTTGCTTCAGGAAGCCCTAGACTCCTTTACACAAGCAGCGGAGAGTGAATTTGGCTGCCTGCTGGTGCACGGCCGTGTGGCACAGGCCACGGAGAAGTGGTGGTCTCGACTGTCGTCCCAGGAAGTTGTTGTGCTCTCAGTCTTGGTGCACTCGCTCTCCGGTGCATCTTCATGTGACTACCCCGTCTTCCTTCCCCAAGGAAGTCCTACCGTCGCAATTCGCTTACTCAGTTTCCAACTACTGCCTGGAGTTCACGTGTGTGTCCTCTGTGGCCCCAAACCCTCTTTATACAAGGCAGAGAATGAGCTTATCGGTCGTTTTTGGTCCACTTTTGTGGAGAACCTGCGTAACTGTTTGGAGCAGGCCAAACATTCTACTCTTCCCCTATCTGTTAGCCTTCGCTGGGACATCCAGGCGCTTCTCCTCATCAACCGTGAATCTCGCCGTGCCGTCACCGTCTGCCCTCGTGTGCGCAGTGGCGCTCCTTCGGAGGCTACGCCTCTCCTCTCGTCAGGCAGGCGCTTGGAGCTCCTCCgtcttttttatacatttgccATGACTCGATATTTTAACTGTCAGGAGGCATCAGTTTCGTCAGCCTCGACTACCTCGGAGGATTTCTCTCAGGGTTTTACCCACGTCCCTGTGCAGTGTTACCTTGTAACAGATGAGTGTAAGTGTTATGGCCTGCAGAGTTCCCAACACCAGCTCTTCCTCCTCATGGATCTCTCTGTGCCCACGTTTGCCTTGCGTACTGTGGCTACACAGACTCTCTCAGCGATTACTGCTGCAACTGGTTTTTAG